GGCCCCAATTTACCCGGCCCCCCCGTTTTTCCCCCACCAAAACAAAAAAAACCGCGGCGCCCCGTACACACTTCCCCGCCGCAGTCCAAACGGAACATAGGTACGGATCATTCATCGCGAATGACATATGCTTCATCAACGGGCCTCACGGGGCGCGAGAACCATAGCGGGCGACGCAACCCGCCCGGACCAGGAGCTGGGCGAGTCATATCGAGCCACTTGCGATATACCTCGTGAGAAGCTTTCGTGTCGACCACGACGTCTCCGTACTTGTCATCCGATTCCGCACGTTCCACTCGCACGCGTTGATGCCAGCAGTGCATTCCGCTCACAGGATCGGGGTGAACAGGGAAGGTCAGGTTCTGATGCACGCCGCCTTCTTGCCAGAAGATTCGCTCTGAGTCGGGATCGTCGCTCTTGAACGGCTTGATCCCTTCGATCTGACGAAGCCGCCACCGCCCATCGCCCAGCTCATCAAGATCGACAAGCGCTGACGCCCAGCGATCAGTGCCTTGATCCTGCTTCAATCGCCAGCGCCCGAGGTGATGCGAGCACGCGACGACACCCGGCCTTATGCCTTCGGTCGCCCACACTCGAACGACGAAGTAGCCGATCTCGGTGCTCACGCGAGCAAGATCACCGGTCTTGAAGCCAAGCTTCGCGGCGTCCGTTGGGTTCACCCATAGCGGGTTCGTGTGAGAGATTTCATAAAGCCATTTCGCATTCCCGGATCGCGTGTGAATCAAGGTCGGCAGCCTGAACGTCGGGACGAGTATGTAGTCGTTGTTTGCTTGATCGAGGTCGCGCCAGTTGACGTGGCTCCGGATGTAAGCGGGCAGCGTGTACTCAGGCCACTTCCATTCGGCCATCGTCTTGGAATAGAACTCGAGCTTGCGTGAAGGCGTCTTGAAGCCGAGAAGCGGCTGACCGTCTATCATTACCCCGATCATTTGCTCGCCGCTTGCTGTCGGTTTCACGATTCGCGACTGGGCATCTATTCGGGTTCCCTCCAAATCGGTATCGGGCACTCGGCTCTCGTGTTGGTCGTAGATGTTAGTCTTCACCGCGAACGCGCCGTTGCGGCGCATGAATTCCAGCGGCGAGAGCCCAGCCTTCTTAGCTTTCTCCGGAAGACCCGGGACGCTGTTCTCAAAAATCCAACGATAGTATTCGCTTATCGTGACCTTCTCGCCCGCGCGATAGGGCGATTCGAAGTGACGCCGCACGCCAAGCTCGCCAGTCGGATCGATGCGCCACGAAAGCTCGATCCAAAACTCGTCTTCCTCCCACACCTCTCCCGGATTCGCTTCGTAGGTGAAGTCGATGTGTTCGCCTCTGCGTTCACGAAGCACTCGCTGAACCGGCTGGCGGAAAGAGATCCACTGCGCGGAGTGAGTTTCCTGACTCATGATGTCGTGACGTTCAGTGGCTACGCCCATCGGTAAGACGTAGTCGGCGAACCACGCCGTCTCGCTCCACACCGGAGTGAGCGCGGCGTGAAGCTCGATCATCGATTCGTCTCTGAGGACTTCGACCCAGCTCATTCCATCGGGGTTCGTCCAAACCGGATTGTAGACGCGAGTGAAGTACGCAGCGAGATGGCCGCGTCCGTCTTTGAGCAGATGAGGAAGCAAGAAGCTCATCTCGTGATGCGCGAGTGGGTACTCGCGCGGCCACAGCGTTTCGTTCCAGACCTTTTGAGGCGCGGGTTTCGAGAACGGGGCGGCGACGAACTTGTTCCACACGTTTGGCGAGACTCCGCCCTCAGTTCCGATGCTTCCAGTGAGCGCATTCAGAAAGTAGAGGGCGCGCGCCACTTGCCATCCGCCGAGATTGCCCGAAGCAGCGCTACGCCAGACGTGCGACGAGAACCGCGAACCCGCGCCCGCTATCTCGCGCGCGACTGCGACGATCTTCTCAGCTTCGACACCGCATTCGGTCGCGGCATATTCCGGCGTGTACTCGGAATACAGATCTTTGATTGCGTCAATGAAGGCTTCGAAGGTACAGGGAAGTTGCGGACGCTCTTCCCGCATGAACTCTTCCCAGTTGACCCAGCGGCGAACGAACTCGCGATCGAATGTGTCTTCTTCCAGGATCACCGACGCCATTGCGAGCAACAACGCGGCTTCGGTGCCAGGCCACGGCGACAACCAATAGTTCGCCGCCGAAGCGGTGTTCGACAAGCGTGGATCGACGACGGCTATCTTCGCCCCGGACATTTTGCCTTCGATGATGCGTTGCGCGTGAGGATTGAAGTAGTGACCTGTCTCGAGGTGAGAGCTGAGCAGAAGAATGAACTTCGCATTCGCATAGTCCGGCGAAGGGCGATCGGCGCCTTGCCATAGCGCGTAGCCGACTCTCGCTCCTGACGAACAGATGTTTGTGTGCGAGTTGTGCCCGTCAACGCCCCACGCTTGAAGCACGCGATCGATGTAGCCGTCGTGACCGGGCCGGCCTACGTGATAGACGACTTCATCGCGGCGGTTTTCGATCAGCGCATTTCGGATCTTGGTTGCGAACGTGTCGAGCACCTCGTCCCAGGTAGTTCGCTCCCACTGCCCCTCGCCGCGCGGGCCGACGCGCTTGAGGGGAAAGAGTATGCGCTCAGGATCGTGGATCTGGTTGATTGTCGCCGGACCCTTGGCGCAGTTGCGGCCGCGCGAAGCCGGATGCAAGGGATTGCCTTCGAGCTTTTGGATCTCGCCGGTGTCTTGATCGACGTAAGCGAGCAGTCCGCAAGCCGCTTCGCAATTGAAGCAGGTGGTCGGGACGAGCGAGTAACGCCTTTCGACTTTCTTGGGCCAGCTTTTGGCGTCGAACTCGACCCAGTCATCCCAGCGGTCGTGAGGCGGATAGCTTGCGAGCCGCGAGCCAATCGGCTCCGGGATTGAACGTGAGTTGCCGGTCGATTCGCTCGCCTCTTTTTTCACAGACATGTCGTTGACCTTAAGTCTCTCTCTGCGTTCCCCAGCGTCCTCTGCGGTTAAGTCCGGTGAAGAATTGAACCGCAGAGGGCGCAGAGGAACGCAGAGGTTCTTGGTTGGCCATCAGCTAAGCGGCACTGCTTGACCTGCCTGCACCCAGATGTGCTCCCACAAAAACAAACCCGCGAGCGCGGACAACGAAGTGAAGATGGCTACAGCATGGAACTCCGCGGCGCCGCTTGTCAGCGCGAGCAGCGGCATGATAATGCCGATGATTACCGCGCCGCCCCAAAACATCTTGCGGAAAATGCCTCTCGTTATCAGCCGGACTGCGCGCATTCGCTCGACGTTGTCCTCGGGCATGTACAGTTCGCCGGCGATCAACACGCCGTTGGCGACCAGGGCCCCGATGAACTCGTAGTAGAGGAACGACCAGCCCGGCCCCACCAATCCGGTTCCCGAGATCATCGCATCGGCTACGATGACCAGCATTAAGACGGACGCGCCCGCTACCATAGCTTGAACGAGCAGGTGTAGAGGCGTCAGCGTGCTATGCCAGAATACGCGGCCTCGCGCCTGCCGGAAAAGGAAAGCCGAGTATATGGCCGACATCGCGGCGAACACCGCGCCTAGCAGCATCACCGGTCCTTCAGCTTGAAACAAACCGACGAGCGGGATAGCCATCCACGCCATCAACAGCGCGCCGAAGATCACCAGAATGTAGCCGCCAATCACCAGCCACGATTTCCACTGAGGTCGAAACAGTATGCTCAAGAATCGGTCGGGTCGTTTGAGATCCCACACCAGCAGCGCGACAGTCGCAGCAAGGAATAACAACGACACCTGCGGCGCGGCTGACTCGTATAGCCAGTGCCCTTTAACGAATCCGAATCCGATGGCTATCGCGGCGAGCACGAAAGCGCCCGAGGAGATCGACTTCGTCCACAA
This portion of the Acidobacteriota bacterium genome encodes:
- a CDS encoding 4Fe-4S dicluster domain-containing protein — protein: MKYGFVIDHRKCIGCHACTVACKSENEVPLGTFRTWVKYIEKGEYPDTRRFFSVLRCNHCDDAPCITICPVTALFRRDNGIVDFNGDRCIGCKSCMQACPYDALYINPNTNTAEKCNFCAHRIEAQLEPACVIVCPVQAIVSGDMDDPTSKLSQLIATEPTTVRKPEAGTLPKLFYIEADHAALAPTEQTHSGGYLWSELRMDPVMADDQAFAAADAHARTTYDVSHERPWGWKVSAYLWTKSISSGAFVLAAIAIGFGFVKGHWLYESAAPQVSLLFLAATVALLVWDLKRPDRFLSILFRPQWKSWLVIGGYILVIFGALLMAWMAIPLVGLFQAEGPVMLLGAVFAAMSAIYSAFLFRQARGRVFWHSTLTPLHLLVQAMVAGASVLMLVIVADAMISGTGLVGPGWSFLYYEFIGALVANGVLIAGELYMPEDNVERMRAVRLITRGIFRKMFWGGAVIIGIIMPLLALTSGAAEFHAVAIFTSLSALAGLFLWEHIWVQAGQAVPLS
- a CDS encoding molybdopterin-dependent oxidoreductase; the protein is MSVKKEASESTGNSRSIPEPIGSRLASYPPHDRWDDWVEFDAKSWPKKVERRYSLVPTTCFNCEAACGLLAYVDQDTGEIQKLEGNPLHPASRGRNCAKGPATINQIHDPERILFPLKRVGPRGEGQWERTTWDEVLDTFATKIRNALIENRRDEVVYHVGRPGHDGYIDRVLQAWGVDGHNSHTNICSSGARVGYALWQGADRPSPDYANAKFILLLSSHLETGHYFNPHAQRIIEGKMSGAKIAVVDPRLSNTASAANYWLSPWPGTEAALLLAMASVILEEDTFDREFVRRWVNWEEFMREERPQLPCTFEAFIDAIKDLYSEYTPEYAATECGVEAEKIVAVAREIAGAGSRFSSHVWRSAASGNLGGWQVARALYFLNALTGSIGTEGGVSPNVWNKFVAAPFSKPAPQKVWNETLWPREYPLAHHEMSFLLPHLLKDGRGHLAAYFTRVYNPVWTNPDGMSWVEVLRDESMIELHAALTPVWSETAWFADYVLPMGVATERHDIMSQETHSAQWISFRQPVQRVLRERRGEHIDFTYEANPGEVWEEDEFWIELSWRIDPTGELGVRRHFESPYRAGEKVTISEYYRWIFENSVPGLPEKAKKAGLSPLEFMRRNGAFAVKTNIYDQHESRVPDTDLEGTRIDAQSRIVKPTASGEQMIGVMIDGQPLLGFKTPSRKLEFYSKTMAEWKWPEYTLPAYIRSHVNWRDLDQANNDYILVPTFRLPTLIHTRSGNAKWLYEISHTNPLWVNPTDAAKLGFKTGDLARVSTEIGYFVVRVWATEGIRPGVVACSHHLGRWRLKQDQGTDRWASALVDLDELGDGRWRLRQIEGIKPFKSDDPDSERIFWQEGGVHQNLTFPVHPDPVSGMHCWHQRVRVERAESDDKYGDVVVDTKASHEVYRKWLDMTRPAPGPGGLRRPLWFSRPVRPVDEAYVIRDE